A stretch of DNA from Plectropomus leopardus isolate mb unplaced genomic scaffold, YSFRI_Pleo_2.0 unplaced_scaffold17367, whole genome shotgun sequence:
GAAGGACTTCATCCTGTTCGACTGCGACGGGGTCATATGGCACGGAGAGAAGGCGATAACGGGCGCGGCGAAGGTGGTGAGCTCGCTGATACGACACGGCAAAAACGTGGTGTTCGTCACCAACAACTGCACCAGGCCCCGGGAGAATTATGTGCACAAGTTCTCCCGGCTGGGCTTCACCGACGTGATGCTGGAGCAGATCTTCAGCTCGTCGTACTGCTCGGCTCTCTACCTGAGAGACGTCGTCAAGGTCCGCGGACAGGTGTTCGTCATGGGCTGCGACGGGCTgcgcagagagctgcaggaggcgGGCATCCCCTGCGTGGAGGAGGCGGACGACCCGGACGCCACCATCTATAACTGCACCCTGGCTCCGGACGTCAAGGCAGTGCTGGTGGGACATGATGACAAAATGACTTTTCTCAAACTGGCCAAAGCCTCGTGCTACCTGAGGGACCCGGACTGTCTGTTCCTGGCCACCGACAACGACCCCTGGCACCCTCTTTCAGGTGGAAGGATACTGCCAGGTATGGTGGTGATGAGGCTCAGCTTATTGTATCAGTGCCAACCATGTATCGATTATAGGGGTCGACCAGTATTGGTTTTTCAGCACTGATACTTATTAATAGTAGTTAATGAGCCccataaccgatatttggaaccgaaaATATTgacgcaaaaaaaaagaaaatctttctgtcaatatttagaatttgaaatataaacaactcccaacacaaaactttatttaaatgcctttagcaaatgtttattCAAAGCTGGAACTTTTAGCATCAAACACTGAAAGTTCctggcaactttttttcatgaagtcaagtgaaaagttaaataataaatgagtaAATCAAAATAGCTCCCTGGGGTTTTACAAACTAAAAGTTTCTACTATGCTGACacttcttttgcactttttaattaattgttttttaagggatcattaaaatgaaatgccgatgcagataatcagcaaaatgctgAATATCTGTCCCAATAATCAATCT
This window harbors:
- the LOC121964825 gene encoding chronophin-like — encoded protein: MAGAFGFKGCQKIRGPQIRSLLEAKDFILFDCDGVIWHGEKAITGAAKVVSSLIRHGKNVVFVTNNCTRPRENYVHKFSRLGFTDVMLEQIFSSSYCSALYLRDVVKVRGQVFVMGCDGLRRELQEAGIPCVEEADDPDATIYNCTLAPDVKAVLVGHDDKMTFLKLAKASCYLRDPDCLFLATDNDPWHPLSGGRILP